One genomic region from candidate division WOR-3 bacterium encodes:
- the tadA gene encoding tRNA adenosine(34) deaminase TadA, which yields MPDLDNRQVRRECAPEEGANQKQYQVSEETQRFLVAGDSPTAQSDERWMRHALVEAQRALEENEVPVGCVVVREDRIIGRGHNRTEGLADPTAHAEIIALSAAASTLGNWRLTGATVYVTLEPCLMCAGALILARPDRLVFGAHDPKFGCFGSKYDIAEENRFNHRLAVCAGVCAAESAGLLQEFFRGRRKEG from the coding sequence ATGCCGGATTTGGACAACCGCCAGGTACGCCGGGAGTGCGCGCCGGAAGAGGGCGCGAACCAGAAGCAGTACCAGGTTTCCGAGGAAACACAGCGGTTTCTCGTGGCTGGAGACTCGCCGACCGCACAGAGCGACGAGCGCTGGATGCGGCATGCTCTGGTAGAGGCCCAGCGGGCACTTGAGGAGAACGAGGTTCCGGTCGGGTGCGTCGTAGTACGGGAAGATCGCATCATCGGTCGGGGACACAACCGGACTGAAGGGCTAGCAGACCCGACCGCGCATGCCGAGATTATCGCCCTGAGCGCGGCTGCCTCGACTCTGGGCAACTGGCGGCTGACCGGCGCGACCGTTTATGTGACCCTGGAGCCGTGTTTGATGTGTGCCGGCGCTCTGATTCTGGCACGGCCGGACCGGCTGGTCTTCGGTGCGCATGATCCGAAGTTCGGCTGCTTCGGTTCGAAGTATGACATTGCTGAGGAGAACCGGTTCAACCACAGGCTTGCGGTCTGCGCGGGCGTATGTGCGGCCGAAAGTGCCGGACTGCTACAGGAGTTCTTTCGCGGTCGGAGGAAGGAAGGGTGA